In Humulus lupulus chromosome 6, drHumLupu1.1, whole genome shotgun sequence, a single genomic region encodes these proteins:
- the LOC133784669 gene encoding vacuolar protein sorting-associated protein 27-like gives MTEELERARLQSQSQGPTEGSETGSAAESSSIDQYEIMSKVLGERSDFQRGVGYSKGKGKKSASSSTSQSQAQPVHTPQEDMATMAEMMKSMREEIRMLKSQQGPSGNPQHTSTETESRFESLLQRYLPSQPEGGISSQSPPPWSMPQQQQQHVYPPQQNYPNTYGRSSQSPPLYYPDVATGSQTSHPRRRDFGDSSQQQHPQQMYGQFVSPSQQQRYGQFESFLHQSPSPRPHARQFRPSSHHHSTQAPQFASPPLPRPNTSDQDIDLNEYFTPSWPDQNNNN, from the coding sequence atgacggaagagcttgagagggcacgacttcaaagtcagtctcaaggaccgacggagggatctgaaactggatctgctgctgaatcctcgtcgatcgatcagtacgagattatgagtaaagtacttggggagaggtctgactttcaaagaggagtaggttacagcaaaggcaaagggaaaaaatCAGCTTCCAGCTCCACAAGTCAGTCACAGGCCCAACCTGTTCATACACCTCAGGAAGACATGGCTACTATGGCGGAAATGATGAAGTCAATGCGTGAAGAGATCCGGATGTTGAAATCTCAACAAGGTCCATCTGGTAATCCTCAGCATACCAGTACAGAAACTGAGTCGCGGTTTGAAAGCCTTCTCCAACGatatttaccatcacaacctgaaggtggtatatcttctcaaagtccacctccttggtcgatgccacaacaacaacaacaacatgtgTATCCACCTCAACAGAATTATCCAAACACGTACGGACGTTCCTCCCAGTCCCCTCCTTTATATTACCCCGACGTCGCTACCGGATCTCAGACGTCACATCCTAGGCGTCGTGACTTCGGGGATTCATCGCAGCAGCAGCATCCACAGCAgatgtatggtcaatttgtgagtccgtcgcagcagcagaggtatggtcagtttgagagttttTTGCATCAGTCTCCCTCGCCGCGACCACATGCTCGACAATTTAGACCATCTTCGCATCATCACTCTACACaagcaccacagtttgcttcaccaccattgCCGCGCCCTAATACTAGTGATCAAGATATTGATCTTAATGAGTATTTTACACCAAGTTGGCCagatcaaaacaataataattag